One Burkholderia pyrrocinia DNA segment encodes these proteins:
- a CDS encoding GntR family transcriptional regulator, producing MEARLDSTADAVAASLREMIINGELHGGERLVERDLAERFGISRIPMREAIQRLEREGLLDIFRNRGAVVRMLGASDVQEIYDMRALLEGDAIYRSVKRLDDETLARAELVHRLLGESNVPRRQGELNREFHARLYSCCGNERQLKAIAELRSQVERYERLQATLLADTPSFQVEHEEILQACRERNARGARAMTVAHLDSARRIVLRLVEGG from the coding sequence ATGGAAGCCAGACTCGATTCGACGGCGGACGCGGTGGCCGCATCGCTGCGGGAAATGATTATCAACGGCGAGCTGCACGGCGGCGAGCGGCTCGTCGAACGCGACCTCGCCGAGCGTTTCGGGATCAGCCGGATTCCGATGCGCGAAGCGATCCAGCGGCTGGAGCGCGAAGGGCTGCTGGACATCTTCCGCAATCGCGGCGCGGTCGTGCGGATGCTGGGCGCGTCCGACGTGCAGGAGATCTACGACATGCGCGCGCTGCTCGAAGGCGACGCGATCTATCGCAGCGTGAAGCGGCTCGACGACGAGACGCTCGCGCGCGCCGAACTCGTGCATCGGCTGCTCGGCGAATCGAACGTGCCGCGCCGGCAAGGCGAGCTGAACCGCGAATTCCATGCGCGGCTGTATTCGTGCTGCGGCAACGAGCGGCAGTTGAAGGCGATCGCGGAGCTGCGCAGCCAGGTCGAACGATATGAGCGCCTGCAAGCCACGCTGCTCGCGGACACACCGTCGTTCCAGGTCGAGCACGAGGAGATCCTGCAAGCGTGCCGCGAACGCAATGCACGCGGCGCCCGCGCGATGACCGTCGCGCATCTCGATTCGGCTCGGCGCATCGTGTTGCGGCTCGTCGAAGGCGGGTGA
- a CDS encoding ABC transporter substrate-binding protein, whose amino-acid sequence MTHRPLRAAARLAAAAAVAFASFVAAAPASAGTLTINIAFKGASQRAVWQSTLDAFHKAHPDIDVKATFVDEEAYKVQLPAWLTTVAPDVVNWHAGERMAYYAKRGLFEDLSGDWAKNGWGAMYASTRDASSYNGKQYAAPTVYYSWGLFYRKDLFRKVGIADEPKTWDQFLDACKKLKAAGITPVAIGGRDAWTLAGWFDYLDLRVNGNVFHQQLMAGDVPYTDPRVKKVYTTWKSLIDAGYFIDNALSYDLDGAQPFLFQGKAAMMLMGTFIAAGFPPNVKQEMGYYRFPIIDPKVPTAEDGPVESLHIPTKAKNKADAHTFLAFVETPEMGAKLAEGLGSLSANSKSPEPADPISRIGFRILADTKGGVAQFYDRDMTKEMADEGMKGMQQFLANPAQLDTVLAQLEQTRKRIYKK is encoded by the coding sequence ATGACACATCGCCCCCTTCGCGCCGCCGCCCGGCTCGCCGCGGCCGCCGCCGTCGCGTTCGCTTCGTTCGTCGCCGCCGCGCCGGCGAGCGCAGGCACGCTGACGATCAACATCGCGTTCAAGGGCGCCAGCCAGCGCGCGGTCTGGCAGTCGACGCTCGACGCATTCCACAAGGCCCATCCCGACATCGACGTGAAGGCGACCTTCGTCGACGAGGAGGCGTACAAGGTGCAGCTCCCCGCGTGGCTCACGACCGTCGCGCCTGACGTCGTGAACTGGCACGCCGGCGAGCGGATGGCGTACTACGCGAAGCGCGGGCTGTTCGAGGACCTGAGCGGCGACTGGGCGAAGAACGGCTGGGGCGCGATGTATGCGTCGACGCGCGACGCATCGTCGTACAACGGCAAGCAGTACGCGGCGCCGACCGTTTACTACTCGTGGGGGCTGTTCTACCGCAAGGACCTGTTCCGCAAGGTCGGCATCGCCGACGAGCCGAAGACGTGGGACCAGTTTCTCGACGCGTGCAAAAAGCTGAAGGCGGCCGGCATCACGCCGGTCGCGATCGGCGGCCGCGACGCGTGGACGCTCGCCGGCTGGTTCGACTATCTCGACCTGCGCGTGAACGGCAACGTGTTCCACCAGCAGTTGATGGCCGGCGACGTGCCGTACACCGACCCGCGCGTGAAGAAGGTCTACACGACGTGGAAGTCGCTGATCGATGCCGGCTACTTCATCGACAACGCGCTGTCCTACGATCTCGACGGCGCGCAGCCGTTCCTGTTCCAGGGCAAGGCCGCGATGATGCTGATGGGCACCTTCATCGCGGCGGGGTTTCCGCCGAACGTGAAGCAGGAAATGGGCTACTACCGCTTCCCGATCATCGACCCGAAGGTGCCGACCGCCGAGGACGGCCCGGTCGAATCGCTGCACATCCCGACGAAGGCGAAGAACAAGGCCGACGCGCACACGTTCCTCGCGTTCGTGGAAACACCCGAGATGGGCGCGAAGCTCGCGGAAGGCCTCGGTTCGCTGTCGGCCAACAGCAAGTCGCCCGAGCCGGCCGATCCGATCTCGCGCATCGGCTTCCGGATCCTCGCCGATACGAAGGGCGGCGTCGCGCAGTTCTACGACCGCGACATGACGAAGGAAATGGCCGACGAGGGGATGAAGGGCATGCAGCAGTTCCTGGCCAATCCCGCGCAGCTCGATACCGTGCTCGCGCAGCTCGAACAGACCCGCAAGCGGATCTACAAGAAGTGA
- a CDS encoding TonB-dependent siderophore receptor — protein sequence MSRKKWAAAPMAIVVGTAGLNAADAQELSLPAIEISGQRTKAPFRAPESTSATHTETDVMEIPFAVSSVDTKLIQTVAATRGDDLYDWVAGVARQNNFGGLWDNYAVRGFAGDGSTSGTDYLVNGFSWNRGMSVPRDTATLERMEVLKGPASALYGRGDPGGLISYTTKQPQFARSNTIGVSAGSYGALRETLDSTGPVTKSLAYRFIAMNEDNGSFRDTVSSKRYLFAPSFTWDIGTDTTLHYEFETARQRAPLDRGVVAVNGQLGAVPASRFMGEPRDGDYDVRNSGHQFTLEHRFNADWSVNAGFAQRDTDLSGRSSEAFSLQPDGRTLWRRYRQVAFHSNDVQGRVEVAGKTRTAGIGHSFVMGVDAYRFNYDQFVSRSTPTAAAPYAIDIFDPVYGQPAPVPRTATNLLERDDGQGLYAQDTLAFGPHWKVLAGLRWDRFHQSVENRLKGVTTSQLQTALSPRLGIVYEASPALSLYANTAYSFRPNNGADVNGRAFDPEKGHGYEAGVKWAGTRWLATVAAFYVNKRNVLTADPANAGFSRAAGEVRSRGVEFEWNGELGHGLRGIVNLAYVDAQVTHDSVLTPGARLVDIPRLSGSALLMYETALPLVDKAGAGAGVIYVGRRAGNTANTQDGFDLPAYATVQLNGYVQVNKHLRASVVLNNLFNRTYYVSSYNSLWVTPGAPRSLFASLAYSF from the coding sequence ATGAGCAGGAAGAAATGGGCGGCCGCACCGATGGCCATCGTCGTCGGCACGGCCGGGCTGAACGCCGCCGATGCTCAGGAGCTGTCGCTGCCCGCGATCGAAATCTCCGGACAGCGCACGAAGGCACCGTTTCGCGCGCCCGAATCGACGAGCGCGACGCACACCGAGACGGACGTGATGGAGATTCCGTTCGCGGTCAGCAGCGTCGATACGAAACTGATCCAGACCGTGGCCGCCACGCGCGGTGACGACCTGTACGACTGGGTTGCCGGCGTCGCGCGGCAAAACAACTTCGGCGGCCTGTGGGACAACTACGCGGTGCGCGGCTTTGCCGGCGACGGCAGCACGTCAGGCACCGACTACCTCGTCAACGGCTTCTCGTGGAATCGCGGCATGAGCGTGCCGCGCGATACCGCGACGCTCGAGCGCATGGAAGTCCTCAAGGGCCCCGCGTCCGCGCTGTACGGCCGCGGCGACCCGGGCGGGCTCATCAGCTACACGACGAAGCAGCCGCAGTTCGCGCGCTCGAACACGATCGGCGTGTCTGCCGGCAGCTACGGCGCGCTGCGCGAGACGCTCGATTCGACCGGCCCCGTCACGAAGTCGCTCGCGTACCGCTTCATCGCGATGAACGAGGACAACGGCAGCTTCCGCGATACGGTGTCGAGCAAGCGCTACCTGTTCGCGCCGTCGTTCACGTGGGATATCGGCACGGACACGACGCTCCACTACGAATTCGAGACCGCACGCCAGCGCGCGCCGCTCGATCGCGGCGTGGTCGCGGTCAACGGGCAGCTCGGTGCGGTGCCGGCGTCGAGGTTCATGGGCGAGCCGCGCGACGGCGATTACGACGTGCGCAACTCCGGGCACCAGTTCACGCTCGAACATCGCTTCAATGCCGACTGGTCGGTCAACGCCGGCTTCGCGCAGCGCGACACCGACCTGTCCGGCCGCTCGTCCGAGGCGTTCTCGCTGCAGCCGGACGGCCGCACGCTGTGGCGCCGCTACCGGCAGGTCGCGTTTCACTCTAACGACGTGCAGGGGCGTGTCGAAGTGGCCGGCAAGACTCGCACCGCCGGCATCGGCCATTCGTTCGTAATGGGCGTCGACGCGTACCGCTTCAACTACGACCAGTTCGTCTCGCGCTCGACGCCGACGGCCGCCGCGCCGTATGCGATCGACATCTTCGATCCGGTCTACGGCCAGCCGGCGCCCGTGCCGCGCACCGCGACGAACCTGCTGGAGCGTGACGACGGCCAGGGCCTGTACGCGCAGGACACGCTCGCGTTCGGGCCGCACTGGAAAGTGCTCGCCGGGTTGCGCTGGGACCGCTTTCATCAGTCGGTCGAGAATCGCCTGAAGGGCGTGACGACGAGCCAGCTGCAAACGGCGCTGAGCCCGCGGCTCGGCATCGTGTACGAGGCCAGCCCCGCGCTGTCGCTGTACGCGAACACCGCGTATTCGTTCCGGCCGAACAACGGCGCCGACGTGAACGGCCGCGCGTTCGATCCGGAGAAAGGGCACGGCTACGAAGCCGGCGTGAAATGGGCTGGCACGCGCTGGCTCGCGACCGTCGCTGCGTTCTACGTGAACAAGCGCAACGTGCTGACCGCCGATCCGGCGAATGCCGGGTTCTCGCGCGCGGCCGGCGAAGTGCGCAGCCGCGGCGTCGAATTCGAATGGAACGGCGAACTGGGTCACGGATTGCGCGGCATCGTCAACCTCGCGTACGTCGATGCGCAGGTCACGCACGACAGCGTGCTGACGCCGGGCGCACGCCTCGTCGACATTCCGCGCCTGAGCGGCAGCGCGCTGCTGATGTACGAAACCGCGCTGCCGCTCGTCGACAAGGCCGGCGCGGGCGCGGGCGTGATCTACGTCGGGCGCCGCGCGGGCAACACCGCGAACACGCAGGACGGCTTCGACCTGCCGGCTTACGCAACCGTGCAGCTCAACGGCTATGTGCAGGTCAACAAGCATCTGCGTGCGTCGGTCGTGCTGAACAACCTGTTCAACCGCACGTACTACGTCAGCTCGTACAACAGCCTGTGGGTCACGCCGGGCGCGCCGCGCAGCCTGTTCGCGTCGCTCGCGTACTCGTTCTAG
- a CDS encoding beta-galactosidase, with product MRLGVCYYPEHWPESMWADDARRMKALGIEQVRIAEFAWSRIEPSPGEYDWGWLDRAVDVLGAAGLEIVLCTPTATPPKWLVDRHPDILAIGADGRPRAFGSRRHYDFSSPTYLEASRRICTSVAERYGRHPAVRYWQTDNELGCHQTVVSYSPAALVRFRAWLKARYGTIDTLNRAWGTVFWSMEYRHFDEVDAPVGTVTEAHPSHRLDYRRFASDEVARYHRMQVDVIRAHSPGRPVAHNFMQLFTEFDHYEVARDLDIATWDSYPLGALEEQWFAPDVKARWLRTGHPDFASFNHDVYRGMSKLPFWVMEQQPGPVNWAQWNPAPLPGMVRLWSWEAFAHGAGCVSYFRWRQAPFAQEQMHAGLNTPDNKLDEGGREAQRVAREIAAVHDAGAEADDAVRASVALVFDYEAKWLFEVQPQGADFHYPRFAFEYYSALRSLGFDVDVISVHAPLDGYRLVVVPPLPIVPDDFAARLAASGAHAVFGPRTGSKTVDLQIPPTLPPGPLASSLPVRVWRVESLRPNVTERIDGTLRDGAPLAGNARHWRDFVELHDDTRSVVRARFADGHPACVSHGALHYWAALFDDATTARLFDDVAAEAGLAPTPLADGVRVSRRGGLTYVFNYGDTPHTIDAVPPSAFVLGAAQVGPQDVAVYRSRS from the coding sequence ATGCGCCTCGGAGTCTGTTACTACCCGGAACACTGGCCGGAATCGATGTGGGCCGACGACGCCCGCCGGATGAAAGCGCTCGGCATCGAGCAGGTGCGGATCGCCGAATTCGCGTGGAGCCGCATCGAGCCGTCGCCGGGCGAATACGACTGGGGCTGGCTCGACCGCGCGGTCGACGTGCTCGGCGCGGCCGGCCTCGAGATCGTGTTGTGCACGCCGACCGCAACGCCGCCGAAATGGCTGGTCGACCGCCATCCCGACATCCTCGCGATCGGCGCGGACGGCCGGCCGCGCGCGTTCGGTTCGCGCCGCCACTACGATTTCTCGTCGCCGACCTACCTCGAAGCGTCGCGCCGGATCTGCACCTCGGTCGCCGAACGCTACGGCCGCCACCCGGCCGTGCGCTACTGGCAGACCGACAACGAGCTGGGTTGCCACCAGACCGTCGTCAGCTACTCGCCGGCCGCGCTCGTGCGCTTTCGTGCCTGGCTGAAGGCGCGCTACGGCACGATCGACACGCTGAACCGCGCATGGGGCACCGTGTTCTGGAGCATGGAGTATCGCCATTTCGACGAGGTCGACGCGCCCGTCGGCACCGTGACCGAGGCCCATCCGTCGCATCGCCTCGACTACCGGCGCTTCGCGTCCGACGAGGTCGCGCGTTATCACCGGATGCAGGTCGACGTGATCCGCGCGCACTCGCCGGGCCGCCCCGTCGCGCACAACTTCATGCAGCTGTTCACCGAGTTCGACCACTACGAGGTGGCACGCGACCTCGACATCGCGACGTGGGACAGCTACCCGCTCGGCGCGCTCGAGGAGCAATGGTTCGCGCCCGACGTGAAGGCGCGCTGGCTGCGCACCGGGCATCCCGATTTCGCGTCGTTCAATCACGACGTGTATCGCGGCATGTCGAAGCTGCCGTTCTGGGTGATGGAGCAGCAGCCGGGGCCCGTGAACTGGGCGCAGTGGAACCCCGCGCCGCTACCGGGCATGGTGCGCCTGTGGAGCTGGGAGGCGTTCGCGCACGGCGCCGGCTGCGTGTCGTACTTCCGCTGGCGGCAGGCGCCGTTCGCGCAGGAGCAGATGCATGCGGGCCTGAACACGCCGGACAACAAGCTCGACGAAGGCGGCCGCGAGGCGCAACGCGTCGCGCGCGAGATCGCGGCCGTGCATGACGCCGGTGCGGAGGCGGACGACGCAGTACGTGCATCCGTCGCGCTGGTCTTCGACTACGAGGCGAAGTGGCTGTTCGAGGTGCAGCCGCAGGGCGCCGATTTCCACTACCCGCGCTTCGCGTTCGAGTACTACTCGGCGCTGCGCTCGCTCGGCTTCGACGTCGACGTGATCTCCGTGCATGCGCCGCTCGACGGCTACCGGCTCGTGGTCGTGCCGCCGCTGCCGATCGTGCCGGACGATTTCGCGGCACGGCTCGCCGCATCGGGCGCACATGCCGTGTTCGGGCCGCGCACCGGCTCGAAGACCGTCGACCTGCAGATTCCGCCGACGCTGCCGCCCGGCCCGCTCGCATCGAGCCTGCCGGTTCGTGTGTGGCGCGTCGAATCGCTGCGGCCGAACGTGACCGAGCGGATCGACGGCACGCTGCGCGACGGCGCGCCGCTCGCGGGCAATGCGCGCCACTGGCGCGACTTCGTCGAGCTGCACGACGACACGCGCAGCGTCGTGCGCGCGCGCTTCGCCGACGGTCATCCGGCCTGCGTGTCGCATGGCGCGCTGCACTATTGGGCCGCGCTGTTCGACGACGCGACCACCGCGCGGCTGTTCGACGATGTCGCGGCCGAAGCGGGCCTTGCCCCGACGCCGCTCGCCGACGGCGTGCGCGTGAGCCGGCGCGGCGGGCTGACCTACGTGTTCAACTATGGCGACACGCCGCACACGATCGATGCGGTGCCGCCATCGGCGTTCGTGCTCGGCGCCGCGCAGGTCGGGCCGCAAGACGTGGCCGTATATCGAAGCCGTTCGTAG
- a CDS encoding carbohydrate ABC transporter permease yields the protein MSSPITSTPPAGTAPPPRGTSAAAVPARRPSPAVRRQRRAAWLFLAPACAMVAVYVIWPILSTLWLSLYNWDGMTERTFVGLANYAELLHAPTFYTALRNNVIWLALFMLAPPLGLALALYLNQAVAGIRLVKSLFFAPFVLSGVVVGLIFSWFYDPTFGLLALIAGHGIPVLGDARYATLGVVFAALWPQTAYCMILYLTGLTSVNPEQIEAARMEGARGFALLWHVVLPQLRPTTFMAIVVTVIGALRSFDLISVMTGGGPFESSTVLAYYMYDQAIKYYRLGYSASIAVVLFAIMLVYIVFQLRRMLRNEQ from the coding sequence GTGTCCAGTCCGATCACGTCCACCCCGCCCGCCGGCACCGCGCCGCCGCCGCGCGGGACATCCGCCGCCGCCGTGCCCGCGCGCCGCCCGTCGCCCGCCGTGCGGCGGCAACGACGCGCCGCGTGGCTCTTTCTCGCGCCGGCCTGCGCGATGGTTGCCGTCTATGTGATCTGGCCGATCCTGTCGACGCTGTGGCTGAGCTTGTACAACTGGGACGGGATGACCGAGCGCACCTTCGTCGGCCTCGCGAACTACGCCGAACTGCTGCACGCGCCGACGTTCTACACGGCGCTGCGCAACAACGTGATCTGGCTCGCGCTCTTCATGCTCGCGCCGCCGCTCGGCCTCGCGCTCGCGTTGTACCTGAACCAGGCGGTTGCCGGCATCCGGCTCGTGAAATCGCTGTTCTTCGCGCCGTTCGTGCTGTCCGGCGTGGTCGTCGGCCTGATCTTCTCGTGGTTCTACGATCCGACGTTCGGGCTGCTCGCGCTGATCGCCGGGCACGGCATCCCGGTACTCGGCGACGCGCGCTATGCGACGCTCGGCGTCGTATTCGCCGCGCTGTGGCCGCAAACGGCGTACTGCATGATCCTGTACCTGACCGGCCTCACGTCGGTCAATCCGGAGCAGATCGAGGCGGCGCGGATGGAAGGCGCGCGCGGCTTCGCGCTGCTGTGGCACGTCGTGCTGCCGCAACTGCGGCCGACCACGTTCATGGCGATCGTCGTCACGGTGATCGGCGCGCTGCGCAGCTTCGACCTGATCTCGGTGATGACGGGCGGCGGCCCGTTCGAGAGTTCGACCGTGCTTGCGTATTACATGTACGACCAGGCGATCAAGTACTACCGGCTCGGCTATTCCGCGTCGATCGCGGTCGTGCTGTTCGCGATCATGCTCGTCTACATCGTGTTCCAGTTGCGCCGCATGCTGCGCAACGAGCAGTGA
- a CDS encoding ABC transporter ATP-binding protein, with protein MASISMRRVQKAYGDHAPVIRDVDLEIGAHEFCVFLGPSGCGKSTLLRMIAGLEDLSAGELSIDGRRVDDVPAAERGVAMVFQSYALFPHMTVYENMAFGLKLARVPKAEIDRKVRDAARILQLDTLLERKPKALSGGQRQRVAIGRAIVREPGVFLFDEPLSNLDAALRGQTRIEIARLHRQFERASVVYVTHDQTEAMTLADRIVLLHAGADTAQHGSIAQVGAPLDLYHHPASRFVAGFIGSPRMNFLPAVVTASDARRTTVTVAPSGETFTLLRDGAALDAGATVTLGIRPEHLTLGAAHDATTLVRDVALVERLGEQTYVHLDQPGQPNATPLIAKVPGDAQVRSGERVHVHAPAAACHLFTEDGRAVSACADVHVHHYA; from the coding sequence ATGGCGAGCATCTCGATGCGACGCGTGCAGAAAGCCTATGGCGATCACGCGCCGGTCATTCGCGACGTCGATCTGGAGATCGGCGCGCACGAGTTCTGCGTGTTCCTCGGGCCGTCCGGATGCGGCAAGTCGACGCTGCTGCGCATGATCGCCGGGCTCGAGGATCTCAGCGCGGGCGAGCTGTCGATCGACGGCCGCCGCGTCGACGACGTGCCGGCCGCCGAGCGCGGCGTCGCGATGGTGTTCCAGAGCTACGCGCTGTTTCCGCACATGACGGTCTACGAGAACATGGCGTTCGGGCTGAAGCTCGCGCGCGTGCCGAAAGCCGAGATCGACCGGAAGGTGCGCGATGCCGCGCGCATCCTGCAGCTCGACACGCTGCTCGAGCGCAAGCCGAAGGCGCTGTCGGGCGGCCAGCGGCAGCGCGTCGCGATCGGCCGCGCGATCGTGCGCGAGCCCGGCGTGTTCCTGTTCGACGAACCGCTGTCGAATCTCGACGCGGCGCTGCGCGGCCAGACCCGCATCGAGATCGCGCGGCTGCACCGGCAGTTCGAACGCGCGAGCGTCGTCTATGTGACGCACGACCAGACCGAAGCGATGACGCTCGCCGACAGGATCGTGCTGCTGCACGCCGGCGCGGATACCGCGCAGCACGGCAGCATCGCGCAGGTCGGCGCACCGCTCGACCTCTACCACCATCCGGCCAGCCGCTTCGTCGCCGGCTTCATCGGTTCGCCGCGCATGAACTTCCTGCCGGCCGTCGTCACCGCATCCGATGCCCGCCGCACGACCGTCACCGTCGCGCCGTCCGGCGAAACCTTCACGCTGCTGCGCGACGGCGCCGCGCTCGATGCCGGCGCAACCGTGACGCTCGGCATTCGCCCGGAGCACCTGACGCTCGGCGCCGCACACGACGCGACGACGCTCGTGCGCGACGTCGCGCTCGTCGAACGCCTCGGCGAGCAGACCTACGTGCACCTCGACCAGCCCGGCCAGCCCAACGCTACGCCGCTGATCGCGAAGGTGCCCGGCGACGCGCAGGTGCGCAGCGGCGAACGCGTGCACGTGCATGCGCCGGCCGCGGCCTGCCACCTCTTCACCGAAGACGGCCGCGCGGTGTCCGCGTGCGCCGACGTCCACGTCCATCACTACGCTTAA
- a CDS encoding OsmC family protein → MAHGEHKYRVTVEWTGNRGTGTSGYRDYGRDHVIRAGSKPDLPGSSDAAFRGDAARWNPEDLLLASASACHKLWYLHLCSDAGIRVLAYVDDAEGTMVDSAEAGRFTEIVLHPHVTIRAGDDRALAERLHHDAHAKCYVANSVNFPIRCEPVIEVAAA, encoded by the coding sequence ATGGCCCATGGCGAACATAAGTACCGCGTGACGGTGGAGTGGACCGGCAACCGGGGAACGGGCACGTCGGGGTATCGCGATTACGGTCGCGATCACGTGATCCGCGCGGGTTCGAAGCCGGACCTTCCGGGCTCGTCGGACGCAGCGTTCCGCGGCGACGCGGCGCGCTGGAATCCGGAGGATTTGCTGCTCGCGTCGGCCTCGGCGTGCCATAAGCTCTGGTATCTGCATCTGTGTTCCGATGCGGGGATCCGGGTGCTTGCGTATGTCGACGATGCGGAAGGGACGATGGTCGACAGCGCCGAAGCGGGCCGCTTCACGGAAATCGTGCTGCATCCGCACGTGACGATCCGTGCGGGCGACGATCGTGCGCTCGCCGAGCGGCTGCATCACGACGCGCATGCGAAGTGCTATGTGGCGAACTCGGTGAACTTCCCGATCCGGTGTGAACCGGTGATCGAGGTCGCGGCCGCGTGA
- a CDS encoding LacI family DNA-binding transcriptional regulator, with product MATLDEVARRAGVTAATVSNVLRNRGRVGEATRARVLEAVQALGYRPHLAARALAEGRAPTVALMVSSIANPFYPEFALAVERAVRRNGQFLIVCNTNEDPLQGRAYLDQIAGTISEGILVTNANLHLPDLVDVARRGVPVVLCLWERPDAPPEGLPCVAVDFREAGRIATRHLVELGHREIGVIVGGSANGVQAARYDGFVDVMREAGLDASRVGAGHDSIEGGVRAAGQLLDAHPALTALVATNDLPAIGALHAAADRGRRVPDDLSIVGITDIHLASDTRPTLTTVAIPTGEAAGLAVELLNALREAGGQIDDASRVRTASAPRLVVRRTTGAAPRRRTAT from the coding sequence ATGGCGACACTGGATGAAGTTGCCCGTCGCGCCGGCGTGACGGCAGCGACGGTTTCGAACGTGCTGCGCAACCGCGGCCGGGTCGGCGAAGCCACGCGTGCGCGGGTGCTCGAAGCGGTGCAGGCGCTCGGCTATCGGCCGCATCTCGCCGCGCGGGCGCTGGCGGAAGGACGCGCGCCGACGGTCGCGCTGATGGTGTCGAGCATCGCGAACCCGTTCTATCCGGAGTTCGCGCTGGCGGTCGAACGTGCGGTGCGCCGCAACGGGCAATTCCTGATCGTCTGCAATACCAACGAAGATCCATTGCAGGGGCGAGCGTATCTCGACCAGATCGCCGGCACGATTTCCGAAGGCATTCTCGTGACGAACGCGAACCTGCACCTGCCGGATCTCGTCGACGTCGCACGGCGCGGCGTGCCGGTCGTGCTGTGTCTGTGGGAGCGGCCCGATGCGCCGCCGGAAGGCTTGCCGTGCGTCGCGGTGGATTTCCGCGAGGCGGGGCGGATCGCGACGCGGCATCTGGTCGAGCTCGGCCATCGCGAGATCGGCGTGATCGTCGGCGGGTCGGCAAATGGCGTGCAGGCCGCGCGCTACGACGGCTTCGTCGACGTGATGCGCGAAGCCGGGCTGGACGCGTCGCGCGTCGGCGCCGGGCACGATTCGATCGAAGGCGGCGTGCGCGCGGCGGGGCAGCTGCTGGACGCGCACCCCGCGCTGACCGCGCTCGTCGCGACCAACGACCTGCCCGCGATCGGCGCGCTGCACGCAGCGGCCGATCGCGGCCGGCGCGTGCCCGACGACCTGTCGATCGTCGGCATCACCGATATTCATCTGGCGAGCGATACGCGGCCTACGTTGACGACGGTCGCCATTCCGACCGGCGAGGCGGCCGGACTCGCGGTTGAATTGCTCAACGCGTTGCGCGAGGCAGGCGGGCAGATCGACGATGCGTCGCGCGTGCGGACGGCGTCGGCGCCGCGGCTGGTGGTGCGGCGGACGACGGGCGCGGCGCCGCGGCGGCGCACGGCCACGTAG
- a CDS encoding carbohydrate ABC transporter permease produces the protein MFPTPVAQWKPVSRQLYKLSLPVALLIWLLPMIAVFVTSVRSTEELVEGHYWGWPRHFAMVENYRDALTTSPMLHYFWNSVQITVPSVLGSIALAAMAGFALATYRFRGNSALFGTFVAGNFVPVQVLMIPVRDLSLRLGVFNTVEALILFHVAFQTGFCTLFLRNFIKQLPFELIEAARIEGAGEWTVFWRIVLPLIRPALAALAILVFTFVWNDYFWALCLTQGDEAAPITAGVAALKGQWTTSWNLVSAGSILAALPSVAMFFAMQKHFVAGLTFGATKG, from the coding sequence ATGTTTCCGACTCCCGTTGCCCAATGGAAGCCCGTCTCGCGCCAGCTCTACAAGCTGTCGCTGCCCGTCGCGCTTCTGATCTGGCTGCTGCCGATGATCGCGGTGTTCGTCACGTCGGTGCGCTCGACCGAGGAACTGGTCGAAGGGCACTACTGGGGCTGGCCGCGACACTTCGCGATGGTCGAGAACTATCGCGACGCGCTGACGACGTCGCCGATGCTGCATTACTTCTGGAACAGCGTGCAGATCACCGTGCCGTCCGTGCTCGGCTCGATCGCGCTGGCGGCGATGGCCGGCTTCGCGCTCGCGACCTACCGGTTTCGCGGCAATTCCGCACTGTTCGGCACGTTCGTCGCCGGCAACTTCGTGCCGGTGCAGGTGCTGATGATCCCGGTGCGCGACCTGTCGCTCAGGCTCGGCGTGTTCAATACCGTCGAAGCGCTGATCCTGTTCCACGTCGCGTTCCAGACCGGCTTCTGCACGCTGTTCCTGCGCAACTTCATCAAGCAGTTGCCGTTCGAGCTGATCGAGGCCGCGCGCATCGAGGGCGCGGGCGAATGGACGGTGTTCTGGCGGATCGTGCTGCCGCTGATCCGGCCCGCGCTCGCGGCCCTCGCGATCCTCGTGTTCACGTTCGTCTGGAACGACTACTTCTGGGCGCTGTGCCTCACGCAAGGCGACGAAGCCGCGCCGATCACGGCGGGGGTCGCGGCGCTGAAGGGGCAATGGACGACGTCTTGGAACCTGGTGTCGGCGGGTTCGATTCTTGCCGCGCTGCCGTCGGTTGCGATGTTCTTCGCGATGCAGAAGCATTTCGTCGCGGGGCTTACGTTCGGCGCGACGAAAGGCTGA